One genomic segment of Desulfomicrobium sp. ZS1 includes these proteins:
- a CDS encoding competence protein CoiA family protein → MFKSINKSSGRPIVILDPQWDRQIDVLRTLANQNLLVCQECNQPVRVRAGGELTAGREGKRFIRRHFAHKNKLNCTYGSESYKILKARAVLYDFLYSKFGDKVTLEKSFNDERVYRSIDCWVEINDKIFAYWILDGGMKAQRREDLSAILDKNGINIHWIFDASVLNVEDCDERTVNLSTTERYFMRSSQYDITLDKWKVGKSLHYIDSDNHKLITYRTLRLEHAPQQYGGHSRCSMLDELLVSPAKGEFVHPGEHQLFKEYQEKERIRNELKKKQDNSFNSYSQFDFVSKRSVDFVYDSLSCQQGSGHKFSDVQDIAVNDSVMLKCKICGEMTDSWWMADFGDNTCKCKKCYGKR, encoded by the coding sequence ATGTTTAAATCTATAAATAAGTCGTCAGGACGGCCTATCGTCATCCTGGATCCACAATGGGATAGGCAGATTGATGTTCTTCGCACTTTGGCCAATCAAAACTTGTTGGTCTGCCAAGAATGTAACCAGCCTGTCCGAGTGCGTGCTGGTGGAGAGTTGACTGCTGGTCGTGAGGGAAAAAGGTTCATTCGTCGCCATTTTGCGCATAAGAATAAGTTGAATTGCACTTATGGTTCAGAGTCTTATAAAATTTTGAAGGCTAGAGCTGTTTTGTATGATTTTTTGTACAGTAAATTTGGAGATAAGGTAACTTTAGAGAAGAGCTTTAATGATGAAAGAGTATATCGATCTATAGACTGCTGGGTTGAAATTAATGATAAAATTTTTGCTTATTGGATATTGGACGGAGGAATGAAAGCTCAGCGAAGAGAGGATTTATCCGCAATACTTGATAAGAATGGCATAAATATACATTGGATATTTGACGCTAGCGTTTTGAATGTCGAAGACTGTGATGAAAGAACAGTTAATCTTTCAACGACAGAGCGATATTTCATGCGCTCATCTCAGTATGATATTACCTTGGATAAATGGAAAGTCGGTAAATCTTTACACTATATTGATAGCGATAACCATAAACTCATCACGTATAGGACGTTACGTCTGGAGCATGCTCCTCAGCAGTATGGTGGGCATTCACGATGCTCCATGCTTGATGAACTTCTTGTGTCTCCTGCTAAAGGGGAATTTGTGCATCCAGGAGAACATCAATTATTTAAAGAGTATCAAGAGAAGGAGCGTATTCGAAATGAGTTGAAGAAAAAACAAGATAACTCATTTAATTCTTATTCACAGTTTGATTTTGTTAGTAAAAGAAGTGTTGATTTTGTATATGATTCTTTAAGTTGTCAGCAAGGAAGTGGTCATAAATTTTCAGATGTTCAAGACATTGCAGTCAATGATTCTGTGATGTTAAAGTGTAAAATTTGTGGTGAGATGACTGATTCCTGGTGGATGGCAGATT
- a CDS encoding ParB/RepB/Spo0J family partition protein, with the protein MGKYKYGKIYKLTVSELKINTDQPRKLMEENEFQKLVDSIQKKGLIHPIVVKELEDGTISIVSGSRRYKAHKLLNLKKIPAWFTDGDPAELGLVENLIREDLSQMEVAEALQKLKDKSVNKTQVDLAKLIGKAESTVSELLSLNNLTEDIKNTIRGHKRFALRELKKIAAKESPEEQEILFNAYVAKLDGQSTENKTRPKSKGPDLHQKKIEALHGYLTKITSDEKIQEFTPLREQLIDLKESIDKILDNLDR; encoded by the coding sequence ATGGGAAAGTATAAATATGGAAAAATCTACAAACTCACGGTGAGCGAACTGAAAATTAATACAGATCAGCCTCGAAAATTGATGGAAGAAAATGAATTTCAAAAACTAGTTGATTCAATTCAAAAGAAAGGACTGATTCATCCTATCGTAGTGAAGGAGTTGGAAGACGGTACAATTTCCATCGTATCTGGGTCGCGTCGCTACAAAGCTCATAAACTTCTGAACCTCAAAAAAATCCCCGCATGGTTCACCGATGGAGATCCAGCAGAACTCGGTCTTGTAGAAAATCTGATCCGCGAGGACCTATCCCAGATGGAGGTCGCAGAGGCCTTACAAAAACTCAAAGACAAGTCTGTCAACAAAACCCAAGTCGACCTGGCAAAACTGATTGGCAAAGCTGAGAGCACCGTTTCTGAACTTTTGTCACTAAACAACCTCACAGAGGATATCAAAAATACAATCCGTGGCCACAAACGATTCGCACTTCGAGAGCTGAAAAAAATAGCCGCCAAGGAATCACCGGAAGAACAAGAAATACTTTTCAACGCCTATGTCGCTAAACTCGACGGACAATCGACGGAAAATAAGACACGACCCAAGTCAAAAGGCCCGGATCTTCACCAGAAAAAGATTGAGGCTTTGCATGGGTATCTCACAAAAATTACTTCCGATGAAAAAATCCAGGAATTTACTCCCCTACGAGAACAATTGATCGACCTCAAAGAGAGTATAGATAAAATTCTCGATAATCTTGATCGTTAG
- a CDS encoding inovirus-type Gp2 protein has product MKKKNLTFEEKFNGYSINTSKEKNLGCFVPTLERYNQHLEDMTTKHNKVMQTRFDLRYPSDGSVKFDKAHIYKFSDGFKKHFSRMRKSNHKVDLKLDWSPDQKDSSVFPHYHCNALVNGNAVQSEYTILKAAEHYWGKALKSENQGLVNYCNKDRNGKKQKNGLMYRRDDEQCLEVKDQMVYQASYLAKIRDKEGLRKGSHSRGGSQLKK; this is encoded by the coding sequence ATGAAAAAGAAAAATCTTACGTTTGAAGAAAAATTCAATGGTTATTCGATTAACACTTCAAAAGAGAAAAATTTGGGTTGTTTTGTTCCTACTCTGGAAAGGTATAACCAGCATCTAGAGGATATGACTACCAAGCATAACAAAGTTATGCAGACCAGATTTGATTTGCGTTATCCTTCCGATGGTTCTGTAAAATTTGATAAAGCTCACATTTATAAATTTAGTGATGGCTTTAAAAAACATTTTTCTCGAATGAGAAAGTCTAACCACAAGGTTGATTTGAAATTAGACTGGTCTCCTGATCAGAAGGATTCTTCTGTGTTTCCTCATTATCACTGTAATGCGCTTGTGAATGGCAACGCGGTTCAGTCTGAGTACACGATTCTTAAGGCTGCTGAGCATTACTGGGGGAAAGCTTTGAAGAGTGAGAATCAGGGTCTTGTGAATTATTGCAATAAAGACCGAAATGGAAAAAAGCAGAAAAATGGTTTGATGTATCGTCGAGATGATGAACAGTGTTTAGAAGTTAAGGACCAGATGGTTTATCAGGCGAGTTATTTAGCGAAAATTCGCGATAAAGAGGGATTGAGAAAAGGATCTCATTCTAGGGGAGGATCTCAGCTTAAAAAATAG
- a CDS encoding transposase, whose amino-acid sequence MQTTNNAIDLQLIKNECESRIDSFFSQFGIATIARNSSIKKARGYSALTILLNIFVLPFIGKNIYRSIVINPKSDVGKDAIYEFMRSSNFGWRRFLLKLAFGVHEFIDGLTSKDRESVLILDDSTIERPRSKKVELLAKVHDHTTGRFLKGFKLLTLAWSDGSTLLPLDFALRSSANKKQRYQEVSKDLDKRSCGARRRQEAVTKSTELVEPMIVRALKAGIKAKYLLMDSWFAMPTLISDVCKHIPVICMVKRTPKIHYIFERQKMDVTQIYSQIRKRRGRAKILANAQVEFKDGLKAKLVFVRNKHKRDWLALLTTNVTLADEDVVRIYGKRWDIEVFFRTAKQHLELEKGCQSRDFDALIAHTTIVMTRYIFLSIEKRRTEDPRTLGLLFHRCCEEAEDCNLVKALCQILGITLENLKKLGEAQSQAERILLKAFQEGMRSLGHNFDYIFNEQRLLAANG is encoded by the coding sequence ATGCAAACTACAAATAATGCCATCGATTTGCAACTCATTAAAAACGAATGTGAGAGCAGAATCGATTCGTTTTTCAGTCAGTTCGGAATTGCGACCATTGCGCGAAATTCAAGTATCAAGAAAGCAAGAGGATATTCTGCTTTGACTATTCTTCTGAACATTTTTGTTCTTCCGTTCATCGGAAAGAATATCTATCGAAGCATCGTCATCAATCCTAAAAGTGATGTCGGAAAAGATGCCATCTATGAGTTTATGCGCTCAAGCAATTTCGGTTGGAGAAGATTCTTGCTCAAACTGGCCTTTGGCGTTCATGAATTCATAGACGGGTTGACCAGCAAAGATCGCGAATCCGTGCTTATTCTTGATGATTCCACCATTGAGCGTCCCAGATCGAAGAAGGTTGAACTGTTGGCGAAGGTTCACGACCATACGACCGGGCGATTCCTCAAAGGCTTCAAGTTGCTCACGCTGGCCTGGTCCGATGGATCAACCCTTTTACCTCTGGACTTTGCGCTGCGCTCTTCTGCGAACAAAAAGCAACGATACCAAGAAGTTTCCAAAGACCTTGATAAAAGATCATGCGGTGCGCGGCGGCGTCAGGAGGCTGTGACCAAATCGACAGAACTGGTTGAACCCATGATTGTGCGTGCGCTGAAGGCCGGCATCAAGGCCAAGTACCTCCTCATGGACAGTTGGTTCGCCATGCCCACCCTGATCTCCGACGTGTGCAAGCACATCCCCGTCATCTGCATGGTCAAACGCACGCCAAAGATCCACTACATCTTCGAAAGACAGAAGATGGACGTGACGCAGATTTACAGCCAGATCCGCAAACGTCGAGGCAGAGCCAAGATCCTTGCCAATGCCCAAGTCGAGTTCAAGGATGGCCTCAAAGCCAAGCTCGTCTTCGTACGCAACAAGCACAAGAGAGACTGGCTGGCCTTGCTTACCACGAACGTCACCCTTGCCGATGAAGACGTAGTCCGCATTTACGGCAAGCGCTGGGACATCGAGGTATTCTTCCGCACGGCCAAGCAGCATCTGGAACTGGAGAAAGGCTGCCAAAGCCGGGACTTCGATGCCCTCATCGCCCACACGACCATCGTGATGACCAGATACATCTTTCTCAGCATCGAAAAACGCAGGACGGAAGATCCAAGAACCCTCGGCCTGCTGTTTCATCGTTGCTGTGAGGAGGCCGAGGACTGCAATCTCGTCAAGGCACTGTGCCAAATCCTAGGCATCACCTTGGAAAACCTAAAGAAACTTGGCGAAGCTCAGAGCCAGGCAGAGCGCATACTGCTTAAGGCTTTTCAAGAAGGAATGCGTAGTTTGGGGCACAATTTCGATTATATTTTCAATGAACAAAGGTTGTTAGCTGCTAATGGCTAA
- a CDS encoding nuclease-related domain-containing protein translates to MAQVFGSAGKSAFAMGNSRYKDMFSRIALPLLSSLLLIPVACYLLTHGYHFWGIGVAVFYFVSIKSIEQAGLKLKKRISDADTGAKAEKAVAEALQELPDDYYVFHDLEFPGFNIDHVVLGPNGIFLVETKSQKGNITQENDVLLRNGRKFFKDFLNQCWSQTYSLRDHLGAERLGGQTIMPILCFSRGFVQIRGRVKGVEVLNIRFLRPYILSQRGSLPTQARDQIIPLLAAALSNPAAHPSQLIQQSQAAGIVCPKCFHERTQNDDLHFSAGECPKCGVIYAHVQTNPLHDTHSAQTSDPTGLAATLQALLSGQNSQHKKSATQQIQWPVLALKFAACAMAALLLIGAYKTMQATVTSIFSPKQTQTKQAPARPIPNEQHPIQAVAFPLTHAVSSDNSAKAITFVFEEDQGQNVILLFFDNKAKTLALRACVRANEKLTTTLPRSDLGYIIVTGPAWQGYDELFGPGSEAKKALIALSSQTKAGNVTSIQATSSMFVQKGVQSPLTETKAWIKAAFKNASGFMKM, encoded by the coding sequence ATGGCTCAGGTCTTTGGATCAGCTGGCAAAAGTGCATTTGCCATGGGGAATTCGCGGTACAAGGACATGTTTTCTCGCATCGCCCTGCCCTTGCTTTCGTCACTGCTGCTGATACCTGTCGCGTGTTATCTGCTGACCCATGGTTACCATTTCTGGGGTATCGGGGTCGCTGTCTTCTATTTCGTCTCCATCAAGTCGATTGAACAAGCCGGACTCAAGCTCAAAAAACGCATTTCCGACGCCGATACTGGGGCCAAAGCCGAGAAAGCCGTCGCCGAAGCCCTGCAGGAGCTCCCTGACGATTACTACGTCTTCCATGACCTCGAATTCCCCGGTTTCAACATCGACCATGTCGTGCTCGGCCCCAATGGCATTTTTCTGGTGGAGACCAAAAGCCAAAAGGGGAACATCACTCAGGAAAACGACGTCTTGCTTAGAAACGGACGCAAATTTTTCAAGGATTTTTTGAATCAATGCTGGAGCCAGACCTACTCGCTCCGGGACCACCTGGGCGCGGAGAGACTTGGCGGGCAGACGATCATGCCTATTCTTTGCTTCTCTCGGGGATTTGTCCAAATTCGTGGACGAGTGAAAGGCGTTGAGGTGCTGAATATCCGTTTCTTACGGCCGTATATCCTCTCGCAGCGTGGGAGTCTTCCGACTCAGGCAAGAGATCAAATCATCCCCCTGCTGGCCGCAGCGTTGTCCAACCCTGCTGCACATCCCAGCCAACTGATCCAGCAATCCCAAGCTGCAGGCATTGTCTGCCCGAAGTGCTTTCATGAACGCACACAAAACGATGATCTGCACTTTAGCGCAGGCGAATGCCCGAAATGCGGCGTCATCTACGCCCACGTCCAGACGAATCCGCTCCACGACACCCATTCTGCCCAGACCTCAGACCCCACGGGCTTAGCCGCGACACTGCAGGCCCTTCTTTCTGGCCAGAATTCGCAGCACAAAAAATCGGCAACCCAACAAATTCAATGGCCTGTGCTGGCGCTCAAATTCGCAGCATGCGCCATGGCCGCCCTCCTCTTGATCGGCGCTTACAAAACCATGCAGGCCACAGTGACCAGCATTTTCAGCCCCAAACAAACGCAAACTAAGCAGGCCCCAGCAAGGCCTATCCCAAATGAGCAGCATCCAATTCAAGCCGTAGCATTTCCACTGACGCACGCGGTCTCGTCGGATAATTCGGCAAAGGCGATCACTTTCGTCTTTGAGGAAGATCAAGGACAGAATGTGATCCTGCTTTTCTTCGACAACAAAGCCAAGACTCTCGCCTTGCGGGCCTGCGTACGCGCGAACGAAAAATTGACTACGACACTCCCGCGCAGCGACCTAGGTTACATCATCGTCACCGGACCTGCCTGGCAGGGCTATGATGAATTATTCGGACCAGGATCAGAAGCGAAGAAAGCCCTTATTGCCTTGAGTTCTCAAACGAAAGCGGGCAACGTCACGTCCATTCAAGCGACATCAAGCATGTTCGTTCAGAAGGGAGTCCAAAGCCCCCTCACAGAAACGAAAGCCTGGATAAAAGCGGCCTTCAAGAATGCTAGCGGGTTCATGAAGATGTGA
- a CDS encoding sigma-54 dependent transcriptional regulator, translated as MASVLIIHERSDICNLLSPAIESHGHKCRALTAWQDAVLALKTTPFDIIILDMDITDKPDAIVRTLVNSEGRPHVLVITSGSDPVILEETIRAGAWDVICVPFTQDELGQAINRCMNHRTSKMEFKKHFEIKRDAIIGGSRCMEQCLSLVATAAQSKVNVLIHGETGTGKELFARAIHENSNRAKNSFIVVDCTNIHKILAEGLSFGHERGACISSAKSQGELFRQAQGGTLFLDEIGDLDIEMQKLLRRALQEPRVHSMNSEKTACNDFRMIATTSHNLEALIKRGEFRKDLYYRLSTCVIGLPPLRQRKEDILTIASYHLRQICSELGCDEKEVSDELHHALTLYDWPGNVRELINVMYAIVQKGLGECRLYPQHLPIDIRTKILLKRSHRPHIDGYLVATETAGCSAEDNASDWPLLSPAQDADPHASHVDTDQEATAKVHFAPEKIIDSQTEHKPVNGFELIESFNIASPLSSENDLSTDLLPLRAVRELTMQNVEAAYMKRLVATSRGNFRYALAISGLSRARLYDLLNKHSMSISGN; from the coding sequence ATGGCATCAGTACTCATCATTCATGAACGCAGTGACATCTGCAATCTCTTGAGTCCAGCTATCGAAAGCCACGGACACAAATGTCGCGCCCTCACCGCCTGGCAAGATGCTGTCTTGGCTTTGAAAACCACCCCTTTCGACATCATCATTCTTGATATGGACATCACGGACAAGCCTGACGCCATCGTGCGCACCTTGGTCAATTCAGAAGGCAGACCGCATGTTCTGGTCATCACCAGCGGCTCAGATCCCGTCATACTGGAAGAGACAATCCGCGCCGGCGCATGGGACGTCATCTGCGTCCCCTTCACCCAGGACGAACTCGGACAGGCCATCAACCGCTGCATGAATCACCGAACCTCCAAGATGGAATTCAAAAAACATTTCGAAATCAAACGCGACGCCATCATCGGGGGCAGCCGCTGCATGGAGCAGTGTCTAAGCCTCGTCGCCACCGCCGCCCAAAGCAAAGTCAACGTTCTCATTCATGGGGAAACAGGGACCGGCAAGGAACTCTTCGCCCGCGCCATCCACGAGAACAGCAATCGGGCGAAGAACAGCTTCATTGTCGTAGACTGCACCAACATCCATAAGATCTTGGCTGAAGGCCTGTCCTTCGGTCACGAGCGTGGAGCCTGCATCAGCTCCGCCAAATCTCAAGGTGAACTTTTCCGACAGGCCCAGGGGGGCACCCTCTTTCTCGATGAGATCGGCGACCTAGACATCGAAATGCAAAAATTACTACGGCGGGCCTTGCAGGAACCCCGAGTCCACTCCATGAATTCGGAAAAGACGGCCTGCAATGATTTCAGGATGATCGCTACCACAAGCCACAATCTTGAAGCCTTGATAAAACGGGGCGAATTCCGCAAAGACCTCTACTACCGCCTGAGTACCTGCGTGATCGGACTTCCTCCCCTACGTCAACGCAAGGAGGACATTCTCACCATCGCCAGTTACCATTTGCGCCAAATCTGCTCGGAACTCGGCTGCGACGAAAAAGAAGTCTCCGACGAACTGCACCACGCCCTGACCCTCTACGACTGGCCAGGCAATGTGCGAGAACTGATTAACGTCATGTACGCTATTGTGCAAAAGGGCTTAGGGGAATGCAGACTCTACCCACAGCATCTGCCTATCGACATCCGAACAAAAATACTACTTAAGCGTTCACACCGCCCGCACATAGACGGCTATCTCGTGGCCACGGAGACCGCCGGATGCTCGGCCGAGGACAACGCTTCGGACTGGCCACTCTTGTCTCCCGCCCAGGATGCAGATCCTCACGCTTCGCACGTAGACACCGACCAAGAAGCAACAGCTAAAGTGCACTTTGCACCCGAAAAAATTATAGACTCGCAAACAGAGCATAAACCCGTCAACGGCTTCGAACTCATTGAGAGCTTTAATATCGCGTCCCCATTATCCTCAGAGAACGACCTATCCACAGATCTGCTTCCATTGCGTGCAGTTCGGGAACTAACCATGCAAAACGTTGAGGCCGCCTATATGAAGCGACTCGTAGCCACCAGTCGAGGAAATTTCCGATACGCTCTTGCCATTTCCGGCCTCTCTCGCGCCCGACTCTACGACCTCCTGAACAAGCACAGCATGTCCATTAGTGGAAACTGA
- a CDS encoding AAA family ATPase → MNKKTSSGYTYFGRNPKVIGPEVIDLRGRYFYKSNEILFSNFSGGVDFCVVPYINGDEYFLLPFTLYKKPARTGAQGFLAPGLPSSKHLLLNANSLNSKKNGKVLFFENLKMASEIQSRIDDAKSIPKDVYIITSHYGGINAIDNVDMSCIAEHDVYIIPSPSKDGYFNAIMYAKKFMELGANKVMVVLDPTLEHPKREIDDDYAELSSPIERFIAQNAICYKERDIAPMIDRIVKFAIPYERFVSWAQDMMIINVTSSVSSDDSFSSLVSNGFDMVRAPLKEIDDTVISLHVFLRPDKVTMCAGFSHEGKTIFNMSLVLSYISGIDMFIFKNNKPGNVLLVDSESGEDFIQEILVQLSKAYGVEESVLAAFHYISLLDMPRDNDNRFDLLSEITQIWLQDYVEKNYISLIVLDNLQSMFENASSSSKVLHLLTKFVELMQSINVAVLLIHHTLDSKKDKPQGLTQLINRMRNWILLEGPATLGPELVKLDEDGDPFVAKFIHEPGVLVRVVFKKSNSYPRLRGKKFLYHLPFANVRTQEPKKWISADDDYYASDECNFSDFDGSKHLGCVDSESFNDGVIDIIPTDDKVADIKPVDVFQVRCDIVIKYAQNHPDFNGAQLQRVFSWTKKPVKKILDHLVESGVLDRTGSTSTRMYRLRLDYDKN, encoded by the coding sequence TTGAACAAAAAAACATCATCCGGTTATACGTATTTTGGCAGAAACCCAAAAGTGATTGGCCCAGAGGTCATTGATCTACGAGGAAGATATTTTTATAAGTCAAATGAGATATTATTTTCAAACTTCTCTGGTGGCGTCGATTTTTGTGTTGTCCCGTATATTAATGGAGATGAATATTTTCTCCTTCCATTCACCCTATATAAAAAGCCTGCACGAACCGGGGCACAAGGTTTTTTAGCTCCTGGACTACCCAGTTCGAAGCACCTTTTGCTTAATGCAAATAGTTTGAACTCAAAAAAGAACGGTAAGGTTTTATTTTTCGAAAATTTAAAAATGGCTAGCGAAATACAATCAAGGATTGATGACGCAAAAAGTATTCCTAAAGATGTATACATTATTACATCTCATTATGGTGGTATCAATGCGATCGATAATGTTGATATGTCATGCATTGCTGAGCATGATGTGTATATTATTCCTTCTCCTTCAAAAGATGGTTATTTTAACGCAATCATGTACGCCAAGAAGTTTATGGAACTCGGTGCAAATAAAGTTATGGTGGTATTAGATCCTACTCTTGAACACCCCAAGCGGGAAATTGATGATGATTATGCCGAATTGTCGTCACCGATTGAGCGGTTTATAGCGCAGAATGCGATTTGTTATAAAGAAAGAGATATCGCTCCGATGATTGATCGAATTGTGAAATTTGCGATCCCTTATGAAAGGTTTGTTTCTTGGGCGCAAGATATGATGATTATCAATGTTACAAGTTCTGTCTCTTCAGACGATTCGTTTTCGTCGTTGGTATCCAATGGATTCGACATGGTGCGAGCACCTCTTAAAGAGATAGACGACACAGTTATATCACTGCACGTGTTCCTTAGACCAGATAAGGTCACAATGTGTGCTGGATTTTCGCATGAAGGAAAGACGATATTCAATATGTCATTAGTGTTGAGTTATATTTCTGGCATAGACATGTTCATTTTTAAAAACAACAAGCCTGGAAATGTTTTGCTGGTTGATTCTGAGTCTGGGGAAGATTTTATTCAAGAAATACTAGTGCAACTCAGTAAAGCTTATGGTGTTGAAGAAAGTGTTCTGGCTGCATTTCATTACATATCACTTTTAGATATGCCTCGTGATAATGACAATAGATTTGACCTCTTGTCAGAAATTACGCAGATTTGGTTACAGGATTATGTTGAAAAAAATTACATAAGCTTGATAGTTCTGGATAACCTGCAATCAATGTTTGAAAATGCTTCTTCGTCATCGAAAGTTTTGCATTTGCTTACAAAATTTGTTGAATTGATGCAGTCAATTAACGTTGCTGTTTTGCTTATTCATCATACATTGGACTCAAAGAAAGACAAACCTCAAGGTTTGACTCAATTGATTAACCGTATGCGTAATTGGATACTTCTTGAAGGTCCAGCTACTCTTGGTCCGGAACTTGTTAAGTTGGATGAGGACGGGGATCCATTTGTTGCAAAATTTATTCATGAGCCAGGTGTTTTGGTTCGAGTTGTGTTCAAGAAATCGAATTCCTATCCGCGTCTGAGAGGCAAGAAATTTTTGTATCACCTCCCGTTCGCAAATGTTCGGACTCAAGAGCCGAAAAAATGGATCAGCGCCGATGATGATTATTATGCTTCAGATGAGTGCAATTTTTCAGATTTTGATGGTTCAAAGCATTTAGGTTGTGTTGATTCGGAATCGTTTAATGATGGTGTAATCGATATCATTCCAACAGATGATAAGGTTGCAGATATTAAGCCTGTTGATGTTTTTCAAGTGCGCTGTGATATTGTAATAAAGTATGCTCAGAATCATCCGGATTTTAACGGCGCTCAACTTCAAAGAGTTTTCTCTTGGACCAAGAAGCCCGTCAAAAAAATCCTCGATCATCTGGTCGAGTCTGGTGTACTTGATAGAACTGGATCTACAAGTACAAGGATGTATCGTCTTCGTTTGGATTACGATAAAAATTGA